The nucleotide window CAAACGTCAGAGACATCACCAGCTTTAGCTTTCAGAAGAGAGCTGGAAATCCAGGTTTTCAGACGCATTTGCCGGCAATGACtcatagacttgagaagtattaccaactttagctTCAGAAGAGGGACGGAAATCAAGGTTTTCAGACACATTTGCCGGAAATGACCCATTAACTTGAgaagtattaccaactttaaccTCACATTCCACCTCCTCTAGAGGTTTCTGCCATCACATTACCTGGGATAACATTGGAAGAAAACCTGGGCACTTGAGACTTTTCATAGGGAAACCCAGGTTTAGTTTGACTCCACACACCCATAATGTCCTTTGTAGGAGGTAGGGAACCAGCATGCTGCTGAGTGAAAACTTCAAGTTCTTAACGGTGTTTTGAACTTGCAGCCCGAGACACCAAATTGCCATCTGCCTTTCTATCACATGTTGAACTTCTTGCTTGACTCTAACCATTGGTCTCATGCTTCCAGATAGTGAAGTAAAGTGCTCAATTTGATCACTACTGGGAACAACTTTAAAATTAGCATTTTCACCACCTTCAATTGAAAAATCTCTGCTCATCTTTCCCTTCCTCGTACTAACCACACTGTCTATAGTATCAAGATTTTGGCGGGTTGTCAAGTTGTGATCCTGTGGGTACAGaactctcttcctcttcctcttcctcttcttgtcCCGGTTTTCTGTATCACACCTTTCTTGGGACTGTGAATTGGCAGACCTAGAGTCTAAACTAGATGGAGTTTCATGATCAAAAGACTGACTACTTCGATGAGTTGCAGATCCTTGATAATGGTCATGCCCTGTACGGATAGGTCCAGCAGGTGGTCTACTTGAAGCAAATGGGTCCATCTTAGACACCTCAGTTTCGGCCAAGCCCGAATTGGAATCTTTTGCAACTCCAGCAGCCTAAGAAGACCCTGCAGAAATATATTGGCCCAATCACCTCAAAAATGACCAagttgtttaagtataatgtatttgagagagattgatgagagagatgtgttcttattattgagaataggagccctatatatagggattacaaagtgctagttctaatgttacaaggaataccaatccgtgtaggattgggaaatctagaaccttctctcctattgctactcctagtttgataaggcacactaaatcgatattccttcaacactcccccttgtgccgcttcaaacttggtggtgacgcttcatccgttgcctcgttaaaaaccttgccaggtaacaaaaaccctgtgggataaaaataaccctggtcgaaggacaaaaagagcacaacacgtccttcactcttcgagatcgaacatgtagacatcataactccccctgatgtcgatatctccccctgattgctataatcgtgggagttcggataactttctcaatccgatgctcttcacatgtttctcgaaggtggatttaggtaacgacttagtgaataagtccgctacattatcctctgatcggatttgattcacttcaatctttaggagtgattgttgttgctgattataaaagaacttaggcgatatatgcttggtgttgtcgcccttgatgaaacctaacttcatttgttcaatacaagctgcattatcctcataaatgcatgtaggttcatttgtggtagacttcaaaccacaacttccttgaatgtgtcgaattacggaccttagccatatacattcacgtacagcttcatgtagagcaataatctctgcatgatttgaggaagtagcaacaagggtctgttttgtagacctccaagatatcgcagtgcttcccatggtaaagacataaccagtttgggagcgacctttgtgagggtcagagaggtaccctgcatcagcaaaacccatcaagacatcattgtcgttttgatggagggagataggagaatgccggccaccatgagcggtggcggcgccggcggcggcaacatggacgggggcgttttgcctcttggggtccaatcccaattttccgtcattccttttctctctgtagggatagaataggcccatatcaatcgtacctcttaggtatcgaaagattgtctttataccaatccaatggcggcgtgttggcgcagagctatgtcgagctaacaagttcactgcgaatgagatatccggtcttgtgcattgagctaagtacaataatgcgcctattgcactcaaatagggcacctcggcctctaatggttcttcgtcctcatcccttggacgaaacggatcttttccgggctcaagactatggccgatcatgggagtactcgtaggctttgctttatcttcattaaagcgccttaggattttctgagtatatgcagactgatggatcaagattccatcactacggtgctcgagttctcaaccgagacaaaaccgtgttttcctaagatctttcatctcaaattcggatttcaagtatttagcagttaccttcaactcatctagagttccaattaggttcatgtcatcgacataaactgctacgattgcaaatccggaacttgttcttttaatgaacacgcatgggcatatttcattgttaatatatcccttcccaatcaagtagtcacttagacggttataccacatccgtccggattgttttaatccatatagtgagcgttttaatcttattgaaaacgcgctccgtggtttagagccacttgatttgggtaattgaagtccatctggaaccttaatatatatctctgaatctagatccccatagagatatgctgtaaccacatccataagctacatgtcaagtttttcggaaactaccaaactgacaaggtagcggaacgttataacgtccattacgggagaatatgtctcctcgtagtcaattccagggcgttgtgagaaaccttgcgccacaaggcgggctttgtatctaacaacctcgtttttctcattacgctttctaacaaagacccatttatggccaacaggctttacacttgggggtgtctgcgttacaggcccaaatacctgtctctttgttagtgaatccaattcaacctggattgcatctttccatttaggccaatccgctctttgtttgacattcttcaacagagcgaggttcgatatcatcatattctataattccttttgcaatatgatatgcaaatgcatcatcaatcgccatagaatttctatccatcatctcatgtacactagtgtaatttatggagatctctctattctctggagttggttctgacattggagcgtcccccaatgatgtctcttggacataaatataatccggaatattctcatgagatggattatttacatcgatgattaatggattattttgtgccgaactcgctttctttcttgggcgagaatccatcgaacctatgggcctcccgcgcttcttggcgggagccgtgggcctagccacaacgtcaccatcattgagagatgggacgttggcgccatgctcatgcattcttgagttggcgtcatgtcctctacttttagggacatcaatccttgcaggcacgtttgcagcaggtatgtgtgatctcgtcactttagcgatatcagaaaacgcatcaggcatcgaatctgctacgttctgaagatcgagaattctccgcacttcaatttctgactgtgcggttcggggatcaagatgagacagagtggggacagaccacgacaattcctgtcgttcctgttgaacattgatgttcttatctccccctaacgacgggaagactgtctcatcgaagtgacaatccgcaaatctagcggtaaagagatcgcctgtcaagggttctatgtagcggataatcgttggagaatcatatccaacataaaggcctaatcgtctttgaggacccattttggtgcgctgtggcggcgcaataggcacatagactgcacacccaaatatgcgtaagtgtgagacatcaggctcatacccagtaaccatctgggacgcagagaagggttgagtggcagtgggcctcagacgaataagcacagctgcatgcaatattgcatagccccaagcagaaatagggagattggtgcgcatcaccaatgctcgagcaaccatttgtagtcgtttaatggtggcttctgcgagaccattttgggtatgaacatgaggaacaggatgttcaacatcaatcccaatggacatgcaataatcatcaaaagtctttgatgtaaactccccagcattgtctaatcttatagacttaatgggatgatcagggtggtgagcccgtaacttaattatttgtgctaggagtttagcaaatgcagcgttccttgtggacaatagcatgacatgtgaccagcgtgtcgatgcatcaaccaacaccataaaatatctaaatggtccgcatggtggttgaatgggtccacaaatatcaccttggattctttgcaagaatggtatattttctttggtgtcctttgcataggatggtctcgatcctaactttgctaaagagcaggctttgcagaacgaatgatgggctttggaaacaaccaatgaggattttggttgagccatgaagtcacaatggaccttagaagtaaaaatgggagtcaaggaagcaggggtggcgtcaaagccacccttgggccgcagggggatggcggcgccgaccggggatggccggacttgagggggggaaggcgccgtgaggcgcaggtgctcctccttgatccaaatttcgagttttacttcctttcgttctgaaaaaaggatgtccgtgtgaagtctttaatatacggatcatcatgtcacgacctgggtgtcccaaacggtcgtgccaaagcctatacgtgtcggaatcccataaatcatctctcatgacatggttggattcaattactcgaatagtggttgcatacaacccactagagcgacacataagtttctgtaatactcgtttatgtccgtagtcattagaggtgatgcaaaggaactcttgtccattctcacaatgtgtttccacatgaaaaccattggctcttatatctttgaaataataaagttcaaaaaacatgtctacgacatgagataaaataaatcgatactttattaataatatccaatgatgacaccaaagtttcgtgaccataatctaatccaatataaaaatcaaatcgtagacaaatcgtagtcactctatccgttcggcaatttcaatttagttgtgaccaggtaaggtaaggcgagattttggtggagcgttgctcacttttaaaaccgttctctcagatcaaaccttgcctagacatcacaagtactcttgagtacgcttagagggaaagagttaatacaataagtcattttattgatataaggcataattgccatgacataattcttggaaaaataaaagactataaataaaaatctgcggtattttgtcttcatcgccagatttaaagtctttgtgaactcgaagtcttgatcaccatgatgcgactaccttcgtaggtacattgcaaattcaggtccattgatcagacgttccatatcagaaatagacaccataaagaggattctcccttgattgaggcgcattggcgcaatatgcatagtccctaggactggtggcgttggaaagtggtgcccatggccaacgttggctccatggtttccaaccctatttccctcaaaatcacgcctcctactgtcgtgggattgtcgccttgagcgattaccttcttgagcatttcgatcgtatggatcatgacgtcgatggcgactttctctagccataggacgatgctcttgatagctatcttgaagcctatcaaatcttcttttcacaagttcattgccatgtctttcagtagtgaccatagcttcaataagctgttgaaaacttgtgattcgccttgcatttacatgagtccggaataagtcagaggacctcatagcatagacggggaaggtattgagggttttctcaatcaattggtcttctgtgattgtttttccacagagacgcatcattgctttgatgctgagagcttccgaataaaattgcatgacagtgtcaaattcatagaagcgaagatcgttccattctgcttctgtattcggaagaatggagtcacgaacattgccatatcgttcgcgaagcgcatgccaaagctttatggcgctatcctcatttatgaactcaaactggaggtcactatccatgtgacgtttcataaaggcaagtgccttggaattatctttctcagtttgagggtctggagctgtttctataagacaaagctcttggattgtatgcaataaatcacgggcaatgaggtggatctcgacatcagtgacccaaattaagtaccttttgcctgcataatccaatggaacaaaatcgagtttgtttgtgtttgacatcctgaaagatgaaacaaaaacaagttagtttcggagtcaatgcttccatgaaaactaaataagatttccgagctatgctaccaagaaatcgatttccaagaataattggattagaccgaaacaatgatgtttaaatggtcaaaatctatgctcacgaacgctcttagtccgtagcttacgaacgctcttagtttgttaaatcgatgcttacggacgctcttagtccgaagtcttacgaacgctcttagttcgttaattgcgtgaatccccacgattccacttttctcaaaaatcgaacccacgttataagaaaggtgggatgtagaagaagggaggttttcaagtccccgagaaaagaagaagaaatataaattctgaaattataggaacttcaaaacttactcttttgaatacttacttgtatttggatcacgcgcgtgtcgatgcaggcgtgatggagcgaagcaatccgagtagattctgttctgaacagcttgtacctcgattggtgtacagatctcaatatgactccgataaggctgaaattcggaggttagatggaagagacagagacgaacaactttgatgaagaaagtttttcgatctgagcttccgaactagacgtttcgaggcttgcaagaagacggatgtgcacaggaacgggaaaaagatgcagtgggtgtgcgttggcttgtttgcgcagcagggatgcttcggtggcagcaggctggaacgcagggctgcagggagggggcagcaggggctgctgtgcaaggttgcaagcgcacgggcgctcgggctgcagcgaaggctcggctatctcgggctaggggctgatttgtgaatgagttttggttttctgttttgtggttagagtcgtgctgataacgtgtttaagtataatgtatttgagagagattgatgagagagatgtgttcttattattgagaataggagccctatatatagggattacaaagtgctagttctaatgttacaaggaataccaatccgtgtaggattgggaaatctagaaccttctctcctattgctactcctagtttgataaggcacactaaatcgatattccttcaacacaagTGAAATTATAGAGCCTAGCCGCTTAGAAAATAAAATGCACTTCAAAATACACTTCATAGATTAACTGTCTGAGCTCCACTGGACAAAGGAATGCGTGATGACTTCAAAGACTCAATATCAAGGCCATGTTGATTAATAACAGTCTCCATGGCCCTTGGTAGATCAAAGAAGACAGTTAGACAAGATGGTTAAAAATTAAGACAATGGGCGGAAGacccaataaactagttaattaAGGAAAAATAAAGCACAGAAACTATTGAtatatcaaaagaaaaaaaaaatgagacaaATGGGGCATATCAGACTCGCATTAAAGAAATAGGTAGCAGTACGAACAACTAAACCAGAAAAATAGTTCATGTAAAAGAATCTTCAAACCAAAAGCAACCCCATTACGTCAAGTAAAACCATTACACTCACAAAACAGACTCCATAAAGCAAACTACATGAAACTGTTATTCAGTTGCAGACACCATCCAAGACTGTCCAGTTTCACTCCAGCCCTCAAAATTACGCAGTCAGAGAGCATGTTTAATAATGCAATGAGCCACAAGTTTATTAACTCGTTGCAGAGACCTAAGAATCACCTTCAAAGTCTCAACGCATTAATATCATCCAAACCCCCCGATATAACTCAAGTCCAAATTCTCTGTGCAACTAGGCATCCATTACCCCACTTGCATCTGCTTGTACTTCCAATTGAGGTAAGAACATTAACTAGCAAAAGCTGAAAATCCAACTGCCGCAAAAGGATGCGCGAATTTTGAAATTACAGAACTATAGCTCTCAAAACGGCTGGAACAATCAACCACTGCACAGCTTCCACATAGAGCTTGGTGGCAAGTTTGGCCGGCTCATCTGTAGAGTCCTGAATGAGTTTGTGCAGAAACTTGGTTGCTTCCAACTCAACCATTATGTGACGAAGCTGGCATCTCATTAGAACTTGCACCATGCAAAATGactgaaatcaaattcaaagaaaCTATCAAATTCAAGCTCTCAAGTTCACAGAAACGCGTATGATATTGTAATTAGGGCAAAACAATCAAGCTCTGAACTTTTCTGGGGACCAAGTCTGGAAATTGAGAAAGGGAAGGTAGGTTTGGTATCGATTTTTATTATAATAGAAGCAAAGCAATAAGAGAATCAGATGGAGAAGGCTGATCAGAATACCTAATGGCAGATCGGAGCCGGAATCGGACGGGAACGAGCGATTCATAGAGACAATGGGAGAGATTGAAAATGGTGTAAAAATTTTACTTTGGGTTTTCTGCTCTGAGTGACCGAGGGTGACACCAAGGGctaatttggttttttttttttagaaaatagataacttcattacttATCTATGGCCAGAAGACATGTACATCATAAGTTATCTTATACCAAATTCTAAATGGCACAAGCCGCTAAGCATATGACAGGTGACCCTCATTGCTAACAAATGCGCTCACTTATTTGAGCCTAAAAACTAGAAGGACCCAAACCTTCACAACCAAACTCCCCCTCATAGTAAaactagtcgcctagagacctcaactGGTGTATAACTAGAGAACCAAGAATTAAGCCGATGAAGACCAAGCCCAATTGATAGGCTAAGAACTAAGACAAGAAAACTAGACAGAATAATGCACACAGGTGCGTCGAAACGGGGGAAAGCCTACCTAAACAAAAAGctaaaaactaaactaaagACTTGCAAGAAGCACAGCAACGGTCCATGGCCCATGGCCCAAAAAGATAACCCAACCCATCAAGGAGATCCATAGGCCTCAAACCAAGAGACCACCGCCATAGATTTGCGTTGCAACCATCCAACACTGCCGCCCCGCTCCGACGACTCCCTTCCACAACCATAAAGTTCAGAAAACAAGGCCAACGAACTAGAAAAGGCAACATTGTGCCCATCCCAGATCAGAGACCGCTGCCTTTGTGCACGATGCAACTGCATCAGATTCTGGCAGAAAGACGTCTCCACCAGCCCAGCCAACCTGCCACCAACACTCACCAATCAACAAAGAGTCCAGTCGCCAGTCTCCTAGTCCTCCGACCTGTCGATCACCACCATTGCACAAAACCAGATCAGAAAAAGTAAGAAGTCATTGCCGTCCATCCAAGCTAGTCATGATCTCGTCCCACGCCCATCAAACCCGCTGCTCCTCTTGCAAGGTAGATCGATCCGTCCGGCGACGCGCCTTCGGGCTGTCTTCGTCGGACGGCTAGGAGGAAGCTAGAGTTGGACGCTTGCGGCTCTCGGCTAGGAGGAagctaaggtttttttttttttttgagagagttTTCTTTCTCTCAATGTTTGTTTCTTCGTCCCAAGGGCTAATTTGGTGATTAGTTTAAAAGTTGATTTAGCCGTGCTGTGCTGTGAGAATAATCGGTTAGTAAAATTAGGTAGCTGAATGTTTGGTAAATTGTACTTTTAAAAGGGTGCCGTTGATTATTTTGTCTATCAAATACTTTGCCGAGTCTCTGATTTCTTATACAATGGTTTGTAAGTACCATAGTTAGTAAAAAAACAGGACGTGTATAGTACGCGAAAAATAAGTACGTGTATTATTCGGACATTTTATCAAATAATTCGTTGAAAAGTTCGGTAaaatatttttacttaattaaataattaaaatttttaatttagatttatttttgttcaataatctGTGTAAAATAcgggaaaaaaaatttgtgtatAGTACGTGTATAATACTATTGACTTTTAAAAGTACAGAAAATTTAACGAGTCTCTTTCAAAAATACGAAGTAcagaaatatttaaaaaaaaaacgtaatTAAGTACGTGTTTTATTGAGTATAATACGAAAAATTACTAACTAAGGTAAGTACAAAAACAATGTTTAATTGTGAATTTCGATATAATAGTGCTATGAGTTtaaataatgataaaaaaaaggGGCATGAAGTTAAAAATGGTGGTGTTACGAGTAATAACATTTATTACTTTAGGTCACGACTATGTCAATTTACTGACTCAGCCCTTGACCTGACCAGTCTTCCTCTGGCTAGTGGAAGGCAGAAAATGGTATTTTTGTAAAGTTGGTGACCAGGCAACGCTCATATCGCTAAACTTGTAAGCCTCGTCGATGTCGCGTACACTGAGGACTGTCGACACTTTGGCTCCCTTTTTCTGGAGGAAAGGCTTTAAGAAGCAATCGGCATGGTTTGCAACCATTTCATTTTTAAGAAAATCATACATCTCAACTGAGTGGCTCTCAATTTTGTCAGGCACCTTCCTCACAATCTAGTCATATAGAAGCTTCATGGAGGCAGAGTTGAAACTATCCTCATGAAAAGTCTCATGTTTTTTGAACCAATTGAAAGAGAGGACTCGTGAAGTGTAAAATCAAGAACCTAACTTCATTACCAAATCTTTAATTATCTGTAAATATATCAAGACCCTAACTTTAATACCAAATATTCCGGGACATACCAAGGACCACTTTATATAAGGGTTGTCGTTTGTTGAAACTTTGAAAGGTGTTCCTCAATCCGACGAATCACTTCCatatatgaaattgttatgaaaaTCATTCATAGTTTGGTGAAAGGCGGTCATCAAGCTAAGGTAGTCTTGCACTACTGGAAAAACCCCCTCACCCATATGGATCAAAGGCTCTGGTACCAAATCTTaggaaagaaaatttaaagGAATTAAGCTAAACAAGTTTCATATCAATTCATCAATAGCTTCATGAGCTTGAGTGAATactatatctatactattattaagagaagagagcttgctctccataaatgattttttttactaATTTATCCTTAATATATTAAAATACTTTAAATCAGGTAAAATCAATAGGGATAATAAAatcaattaacaaaataaaaaataaaaacaaaaaaaaattaaatgtagTGGAAACATGAAAAGTGGAAACTCCCACTATTTTTAACTACCTTCCCACACACTCTTGAAAAAAGACCAATGTGTGTAGGCCAATGCTAGTATAAAGAAATGAATCCTTTCATTAGTCGTCAGCGACCATATTCTATGTGGGTTTTACACTAATGGGTATAAAGCAGACTAGAGGTAATACATAGTAGAGtcttaaaatgaattttttcttttcttttcttgggccGCTGCCCATTCCCCGTAATATCTGGAAAGTTAAAAATCTAAATTTTAGGCCCATTAAAAAGGCCCAATATTTGGGTGTCTTGGGACTCGAAAGGGTTCGGTTTGTGTGGGTCCCAGTTACTAGGGCACAGCAGTCTGAACTCTGaaggcaaaaaaaaacaaaaagaaaggaaaaaagaattgTTTGTTGAGAAACCCTAATTCTATAATACAGATCAGGTGAGGGCGCGATGGGAATGAGAGCGAGGTTAGGATTAGGAATTGCTAGGGATCGGAAGCAGCACATGAACAAGACATTATCATTTACCAGAAACAAATCTAGTTGTTcagcaacagcagcagcagcatcggagaagaagaaagaggaggaaAAGTCGGTCTACTTATATTTCAAGGAGGAGACAACTAGTCACAAGGGTGTTCATGACTGTAAACATCGCACGAGATTCCCTATCCGCTCCGTCAAACTGAGCTACTTGTTATCACCTTCGTCATCGACCAAGACCAATATTGATGATGATCCCAACATCAGTGATGAAGTCTTGCCTGACTTGAGGGAAACTCGTCGTTTCATCAGAAGCTGGGCTCGGTCCTCTCCCCACTTCCTTTTCACTTCCCCTGccccaggaggaggaggaggccccGCATTTTCACAATCCTATGCTTCCCAGATTTGTTCATTACGAAACAAGGCCAAAGTACTCAACAAAAATTTCCCGGTGATTAAGCGtatgaagaaaaatgaagatgagTTGCTATTTCTCGAGGAGGAGCTGCCGGCGGACCGAAAACTCTATTGTCTCTCCCCCAATCAAGTTTTCCAGGTTTTGGATACCAAGTCGAAGGAATGGTTATCTCTAGAGGCGCCTCCAGGTACCCAACACAGAGGCAGCTTCTGCTTCTGCTCTGCAGTTTTCGGCACCAAAGTCTTACTCTGGTACGAAAATAATGTTGGAGTCTATTGTTTTGATGTCACCCAACCGGAGAAAGGATGGTCATCGACCTCACCATCGTTGGGAAACTGCATTCCCTTTCTCAATTGCAGGTCCCCTTTTGTTCTTGAGCATGATAATAATAACAATTTTATTATGTTCACCTTTGATCCCGTAGCACATGATCACCCTGTAAAAGTCTTCCTCATGTCTCATCCATGTGATACATTGCAACCCCTGAACCAACCTCTGCAATTTCCAGAGGTCCCAGATATGCCTTCTAACTTTTGGAATGAAAATCCCGTTGATTATCATTTTTGTCCATCTAGGAGGTCAAAAAATCTGCCTTGTTTTGCACAAGTTCTCCTACATTTTGGAAAGGGAGACTATTCCTGGTTATCGACATGTGTCTCCGCCTCAGTGGGAGGAGATTTCTTTTCGTGGCAGAAACAAGGGGAATCTTATTCTCATAACATTTGAATATGAAATTAACTTCGCATCTTTGGACATAGAGTACCGTGTGCTCACTACTCGTCACCTTGAATACACCGGGAAGCGGGATCCTAAGAGCGAATTTTCTACATTTACCACACGCGCAAATCTAGCTGGTGCTACTGTGCTTTAAATCTGTGTAAGTGTTTTTGAATCCCTTGATAGGTTTATTAATTTTCTGTTATTTATTTTGCATTTGAATTTACATTCATAGCTGAGTAAATAATTGTTTGTATTTGGCTAtcaatcgttttttttttttttgttcaagcaTTTAAATTTGAACAATA belongs to Rosa chinensis cultivar Old Blush chromosome 4, RchiOBHm-V2, whole genome shotgun sequence and includes:
- the LOC121053034 gene encoding uncharacterized protein LOC121053034 codes for the protein MRARLGLGIARDRKQHMNKTLSFTRNKSSCSATAAAASEKKKEEEKSVYLYFKEETTSHKGVHDCKHRTRFPIRSVKLSYLLSPSSSTKTNIDDDPNISDEVLPDLRETRRFIRSWARSSPHFLFTSPAPGGGGGPAFSQSYASQICSLRNKAKVLNKNFPVIKRMKKNEDELLFLEEELPADRKLYCLSPNQVFQVLDTKSKEWLSLEAPPGTQHRGSFCFCSAVFGTKVLLWYENNVGVYCFDVTQPEKGWSSTSPSLGNCIPFLNCRSPFVLEHDNNNNFIMFTFDPVAHDHPVKVFLMSHPCDTLQPLNQPLQFPEVPDMPSNFWNENPVDYHFCPSRRSKNLPCFAQVLLHFGKGDYSWLSTCVSASVGGDFFSWQKQGESYSHNI